The Sorangiineae bacterium MSr11954 DNA segment CGCCGGGCGACGCCATCTTCCGCGAAGGCGACTCGGCCCGCGAGATGTACGTCGTCCTCGACGGCGAGGTCGAAGTGCTCAAACGCAGCCGCCGCAGCCGCGACGTTCGCGTCGCCATCCTCGGCCCGAACGACACCTTCGGCGAGATGTCCCTCATCGACGTCCAAGCCCGCTCCGCCACCGTGCGCGCCGTCGCGCACACGCGCCTCCTGCGCATGGCCAGCGAAGATCTGGACTGGCTTTACCGGCACGATCTCAAGTCGTATGCCCTCATTACGCTCAACATCGCACGCGATCTGTCCCGCCGCTTGCGCGTCGCCGACGGCATCCTGGCCGACTTCGCGGCGAGCGTCCTCGACGAGTACGTGGTCGGCGGCCGTACGTAGCTAGTCGCCGTCGTTGGCGTCGGCCGCGCCAGCGTCGGAGCTCGCGTCGACGCCCGCATCCGCGGG contains these protein-coding regions:
- a CDS encoding cyclic nucleotide-binding domain-containing protein translates to MSETDPAAALSSLAPVTAARLREIGLFGALSDEVITHLAASLKPLHLAPGDAIFREGDSAREMYVVLDGEVEVLKRSRRSRDVRVAILGPNDTFGEMSLIDVQARSATVRAVAHTRLLRMASEDLDWLYRHDLKSYALITLNIARDLSRRLRVADGILADFAASVLDEYVVGGRT